A genomic region of Oncorhynchus mykiss isolate Arlee chromosome 2, USDA_OmykA_1.1, whole genome shotgun sequence contains the following coding sequences:
- the LOC110499327 gene encoding BTB/POZ domain-containing protein kctd15, translated as MSSVSVSSQEGRSMSRMSMSRSPVSPMNAQGIPSPAQLTKANAPVHIDVGGHMYTSSLGTLTKYPESRISRLFNGTEPIVLDSLKQHYFIDRDGDIFRYILSFLRTCKLLLPEDFKDFPQLYEEARYYQLTPMVRELERWLTEREGQKSRPCECLVVRVTPDLGERIALSGEKVLIEEIFPETGDVMCNSVNAGWNQDPTHVIRFPLNGYCRLNSVQVLERLFQKGFSMRASCGGGVDSSQFSEYVLCRELHRGQSIGTTTTIRIKQEPLD; from the exons ATGTCTTCTGTATCCGTGTCCTCCCAG GAGGGAAGGAGTATGTCCAGGATGTCTATGAGTCGTTCTCCAGTTTCTCCAATGAATGCCCAGGGCATCCCATCACCTGCCCAGCTGACTAAAGCCAATGCCCCGGTCCACATTGATGTGGGAGGACACATGTACACCAGCAGCCTGGGGACTCTCACTAAATACCCAGAGTCTAG AATCAGTCGTCTGTTTAATGGAACAGAGCCCATTGTACTGGACAGTTTGAAGCAGCACTACTTCATCGACAGGGATGGAGACATATTCAGATACATTCTCAGCTTCCTCAGGACCTGCAAACTACTGCTCCCAGAGGACTTCAAG GACTTCCCCCAGCTATACGAGGAGGCTCGCTACTACCAGCTGACACCCATGGTCCGCGAGCTGGAGCGCTGGCTGACAGAGCGGGAGGGCCAGAAGAGCCGGCCTTGCGAGTGCCTGGTGGTCCGAGTGACCCCCGACCTGGGTGAGAGAATTGCCCTCAGCGGGGAGAAGGTGCTCATTGAGGAGATCTTCCCCGAGACCGGAGACGTCATGTGTAACTCGGTGAACGCCGGCTGGAACCAGGACCCCACACATGTTATCCGTTTTCCGCTCAACGGCTACTGCAGGCTCAACTCAGTTCAG GTTCTGGAGAGGTTGTTCCAGAAGGGCTTCAGCATGAGGGCGTCGTGTGGTGGCGGAGTTGACTCCTCCCAGTTCAGCGAGTACGTCTTGTGTCGCGAGCTCCACAGGGGTCAGTCCATcggcaccaccaccactatccggATCAAACAGGAGCCTCTGGACTAG